CCCCGACGGTCATCACCACGTCCTCGAGGTCGAGGTCCACGCCCTCCTGCTGGGAGAGGTGGTGCGCCACGGCCCTGCGCGTGCTCGGGAACCCGGCGTTCGGCATGTAGCGATGCAGGCCGGGCGGCGGGTGCGCCGTGAGCTCGCGGAGCGCCTGCTGGAGGACCTGCGGCGGCTCCAGAATGGGATTGCCCAGGCTGAAGTCGAACACGCCGTCCTCGCCCACCTGAGCCTTGAGGGCGACGCCAGCCTCGAACATGCGTCGGATCCACGAGCTGTGCTGCAGCGCCTGCTGGATCCCTCGCGCGACCGTCATGATCTCCTCCGGGCCTCGACGCGGGGCAGCGCTCTGGCCCCGAGCAAGACATATAGAGCATCGATCGGCTCGGCAAGTCCACTGCGACGCAAAGGTGCGGATTCCGGCCGCGCCGGACCGGATACCGGACGGCGCGGGCGGGCAACGCCGCTGGGACTCCGTAACGGTCCGCAATCAGATGGCCGGTAGCGCTGGCGCGCCGGTTGCTCTCGCTATCGGTCATGGAGGTGCAGCATGCCGCAATCGATGCGCAGCCGAACTGATGGGCAGGGGTCCCCCGAGACGAGGCTCCGACGGTCCTTCCGCGCAGGGGCAGCGCTCGCCTGCTGCGGGGCGCTTTTCGTCGGCCCTGGCTGTCGGGGAGCGCCGGTCCCAGAGCTGGACGAGACCCCGGAGCCAGAGGTCGTTGCGGCCGAGCTTGGCCCCTCGGACGGAGTCAGTCCGACGCAGACCCTCCGCGTGCGCTTCAACCAGGCGCTCGATCCGGGGACCGTCACGGCCGACAGTGTGGCGCTCGTGGCGCACACCGCCGGTGCGGCCTGCGCCGGGGCCTGGAGCTGCGGCGAGGCCTCCTGCGTGGGCGGGTCGTGCCAGCCCCGCGAGCTGGACGCGGGGTGGATCTCGGACTTCGCCCATCCTCCGCTGAGCGCCAAGCGAGGCGCCGAGCGCGCTCTTGTCCGCACGCGGCTGGAGGAGGAGGGCCGCGTCCTGGCGGTGGACCCTCTGCGCCCGCTGCCGTCCCATCGGCGCTTCAGTCTGCTGCTCGGGCCGGGGATCACCGACCGGAGGGGGCGACGCCTTCCCCGGCGCACTCCCTCCGGGCTGGCCCTGATCCGGACCTTCGTCACGGGAGGGGCCGACCTGGCGCGGCCGACCGTGGAGCTCGTCGCTCCGCGACGTGGGCAAGCCGAGGTGCCGACGAACCTCGCCCGGGTGGCGGTGCTCTTCTCGCGCCCCGTTCGCGGAGTTGCCGAGGGGTCTCTGTGGCTCGAGGACGACCACGGAGGCCGGCACGCAGCGGCGGTGGAGGCGTCCGACCAGGCCTGTGGGAACGTCGGGCCGTCGCGGTGCTGGCTCCTCCGTCCGAGGCGCACGCTGCCGCCGAACGGATCGGTGCGCGTCGTGGCCTCCGAAATCATCACGGACGATCGTGGCCTGCCGGTGCTGACGGGGGAGGTGCAGTGGTTCGCGACCGGGGCGGGCAAGGACGGGCGCTCCCCGACCGTGCTGGCGTTGCTGGCGCAGCACGCGGACGATTGCGTCCTGGTGAAGGTCTGGAGCGACGAGCCCGTGGACGTCGAGCTGGCCGTGGGCGGACGCAAGGGGCGTCTGGTCTCGCTCGCGAAGGCCGAGCACGAGTTCGCGGTCGGGCTGCCGCAGGGGACCGAGGCCTTCGTGCTGGCCCAGGCCAGCGATGCGGCGGGGAACCTCGCCGAGCCGCAGCTCCGGTGGGTGCGTGGCGAGAGCCCAGAGCGGGTTGCGATCACCGAGGTCATGCCGAACCCGGCGGGGCGCGAGCCGGACCAGGAGTGGGTGGAGCTCACGAATCTTTCCTCGGACCCCGTGGACCTCGCTGGCTGGACGATCGACGACGGAGACGACGGAGTGGGGGCCGTGCAGCTGCCGGGGGTGCGGCTGGCTCCGGGGCAGGTGGCGGTGCTCGTTGGGCCGGGCTTCGAGCTTCCGAGCAGCCCGGCGAGCTGGATCGCGTCGGGGGCCGCCCTGGTGAGACTCTCCGGCACCATCGGGGCGCACGGGATCGGCAACCGCGGCGAGCGTCTCGTCCTGCGGGATCAGGCGGGACGGCTGGTCTCCACCTACGGAGGCCACCAGGTCCTCGAGGGCGCGGGAGCGGAGGGGCGCAGCGTGGAGCGCGTCCCCGCCACCTCGTGTGACCTGCGCGAGAGCTGGAGACTGAGCGGTTCGGGGCACGGAACGCCCGGACGAGCGCCGACGACGCCGGGCGCGCTTCCTTGACCGCGGGAGAGGTCGAGACCGTCTCGGGGGCGGCTTCCTCCCGGCGCGTCCCTGCTATCATGCGCCGCGACATGGAGCTCATCGAGGGCACGGTAGGCCGGATCATCTTCCGGGACCCGGACGGATACACGGTGCTGGAGCTCACCGTCGTGGGGCGGCTCCTGCCCGTGACCGTCGTGGGGAGCCTCGCGGGGGTCCAGCCCGGCGAGACCCTGAAGGTCCAGGGAACGTGGACGCGGCACGCGCGTTTCGGCGAGCAGTTCCGCGCGGCCGGGTTCGAGGCGCGGGTTCCCGAGAGCGAGCAGGGGCTGCTGCGGTACCTGGCCTCGGGCGCGGTAGCGGGGATCGGACCTGGCCTGGCGGCGAGACTCGTGGAGCGCTTCGGGGCCGAGCTGTTCGACGTGGCGGAATCCCAGCCGCATCGACTCCGCGAGGTGGAGGGGATCGGCTCGAAGCGCGCGGCGTCGATGGCGCGGGCCCTGGCCGAGCAGCGGGCCATCCGCGATGTGATGGTCTTCCTCCAAGGGCTCGAGCTGGGGCCTGCTCTCGCGGCGCGGATCTACCGCACGATGGGGGAGCAGACGGTGTCGCTCCTGAAGGCCGACCCCTACCAGCTCGTGGAGCGCGTGGATGGGGTGGGGTTTGCGACGGCGGATGCCCTGGCGCGTCGCCTCGGAGTGACGGAGAACAGCCCGTCGCGCCTCGCGGCGGGGCTGCTGCACCTCGTGGGGCAGGCCCGCGACCTGGGCGACACGGTCGTTCCCAAGGAGGAGCTCGTCCGGCGCGTGACGGAGTTCCTCGGCTGCGAGCAGCTGGCGCTCGAGGCGGTGCTGGACGGAGCGATCGCGAGGGGGCTTCTGGCGGAGCGCCCGGGGCCCGACGACGTGAGGGTTGGTCTCGCTTCGCTCGTACGGTCGGAGGAGACCCTGGCCCGGCGCCTCGCCGAGCTCGGGGCGCAGCCGGCGAGAGAGGTGCCGGATGCACTGGTGGAGCGCTGCGCGGCCGTGGAGCTGTCCGGGGAACAGCGGGCCGCGGTAGGTGCGGCGGCCCGGGGTTCTCTCACTGTCATCACCGGGGGACCGGGGACCGGCAAGACCACCGTCGTGCGCGCGCTGGTCAAGGTCCTCGAGGCGCTGGGGGACGCGGTACATCTCTGCGCCCCGACGGGGCGAGCGGCGAAGCGCCTCTCCGAGGCAGCCGAGCGTCCGGCCGGCACGGTACATCGCCTGCTCGGCTTTGGCGGGGGGCGATTCGCGTTCGGACGGACGCAGCGCCTGCCCGCCGGGACCATCGTGCTCGACGAGGCGTCGATGCTGGACGTGCCGCTGGGTCGGAGTCTGGTCGAGGCGCTGAGTCCAGGCTCCCGGCTGGTCTTCGTCGGAGACGCCGACCAGCTGCCCTCGGTGGGCCCCGGGAACGTGCTGGCCGACCTCATCGCGTCGGCGGTCGTGCCGGTGCAGCGGCTCACGGTCGTGTTCCGGCAGGCGGCTTCGAGCCGGATCGTGGTGGGGGCGCACCGCATCCGGGAGGGGGAGCTCCCCGAAGCGAGCCCGGCCGGGTCGCATGAGCGAGGCGACCTCCACATCGTGTCGGTAGAGGACCCGGATCGCGCGCAGGCGCTGATCCTCGAGATCTGCTGCGAGCGGATACCGAAGGCCTTCGGCCTCGACCCCTCGCGGGACGTGCAGGTGCTTTCACCGATGCACCGGGGCAGCGTCGGCACGACGGCCCTGAATCGGCTGCTCCAGGAGCGACTGAATCGGACGGGACGCGGGATCAAGCGCGCGGGGGACGAGCTCCGCGTGGGCGACAAGGTCATGCAGGTGCGCAACGACTACGAGCGCGACGTCTTCAACGGCGACGTGGGATGGATCGCCTCGCTCGACCTCGAGGACGGGGACGTGGAGGTGGAGCTGAACGGTCTGCGGGTGCGTTATCGGGCCGACCAGCTCGAGCAGCTCGCGCTCGCCTACTGCGTGAGCATCCATAAGTCGCAGGGAAGCGAGTACCCTGCCGTCGTCGTGCCGCTGCTGACCCAGCACTACGTGCTGCTGCAGCGGAATCTGCTCTACACCGCGGTGACGCGGGCCAAGACGCTGGCCGTCCTGGTCTGCAGCCCGCAGGCGCTGAAGCTCGCGGTGACGCGGGCGGATCCTTCACAGCGTCGGACCTTGCTCGCGGCCGTCCTCCGCGACACGCTCTCCCGGGGTCGGTGACGCCGGGGCGCCCGACGGAAGTTTTCCTGCTATTGCGGGGGCCTCGGACGGTGTGCTAGGTGAGTAGAGCCGATCGCAGGAGACGCGCATGTCCGGCCACAGCAAGTGGAGCACCATCAAGCACAAGAAGGGAGCGGCCGACGCGAAACGCGGGAAGCTGTTCACCAAGCTGATCAAGGAAATCACGATCTCGGCGCGCATCGGCGGGGGGGACCCGACCGGCAACGCGCGGCTGCGGGCGGCGGTGGCGACCGCGCGGTCGAACAACATGCCCTCCGACAACATCGACCGAGCCATCAAGCGCGGCACCGGCGAGCTCGAAGGGATCTCGTACGAGGAGATCACCTACGAGGCCTACGGACCGGGCGGCGTGGCCCTGCTGGTGGAGGTGATGACCGACAATCGCACCCGCACGGTGGGTGAGATCCGCCACATGCTGACCAAGCACAACGGAAACCTCGGCGAGACGGGGTCCGTGGGCTGGATGTTCCACAAGAAGGGGATCGTCGCCGTGCCCGCCGAGAAGGTGGAAGAGGATGCCCTGATGGAGGCGGCTCTCGAAGCGGGGGCCGACGACGTGCAGCGCGAGGGCGACTTCTTCCAGGTCCTGTGCGCTCCGGCGGCGGTGGAGCAGGTGGGCGAGGCGCTTCGGGGGGCCAAGTTCGAGGTCGCCTCGGCCAAGGCCGAGATGGTGCCGCAGACCACTGTCAAGCTGGAAGGGCGCGACGCCGAGGTGATGCTCAAGCTCATGGGTGGCCTCGAGGATCACGACGACGTGCAGAACGTCTGGGCCAACTTCGACATCGACGACGCCCTCCTGGAGCAGCTCGCCGGGTGAACGCCCCTACCGCCCCGTGCATCTTGGGCATCGATCCCGGGAGCCGGATCACCGGGTATGCGGCGCTCGTTCACCGCGGCCGCCAGTTCAGTGTGGTGGAGAGCGGCGTCATCGTGGTCCACGCCGAGGAGAACCTGAGCGAGCGGCTCGCGCTCCTCTCGGTGCGCATGGACGAGATCCTCGAGCGGGTGCGACCGGAGGCGGTGGCGGTCGAGGACGTCTTTTTCGCCAAGAATGTGCGCAGCGCGCTCTTGCTCGGCCACGCGAGAGGCGTCGTGCTCGCCGCAGCGGGGCGGCGCGGCCTTCCCGTGCACGCGTACCCGCCCGCTACCGTGAAGCAGGCCGTCGCCGGCCACGGCCGGGCGGACAAGGGGCAGGTGCAGCGGATGGTGCAGGTGCTCTTGTCGTTGGCCGAGCTGCCGCGCACCGACGAGGCCGATGCTATCGCGGTGGCGATCTGCCACGGACTGTGCCATCGGCAGCGCTCCATGGTTGCGGCCGGCCGATGATGGACCGTTCCGTTCGCCGAGCCGTGGTCCGTTCGGAGTTTCGCGCCGTGGGAGAACGTCGATGATTGCTGCGTTGACGGGGATCCTGGCGCACAAGGGGTTCGACCGGGTGGTGGTCGACGTGGGTGGCGTGGGCTACCTGGTGAACGTCTCGCTCCAGACCTTGGCCGAGCTGCCTCCGCAGGGGGAAAAGCTCTCTATCCTCTGTCACACCCATGTTCGCGAGGACGCGCTGCAGCTCTTCGGGTTCCTCCAGGAGCAGGAGCGACAGGCCTTCGAGCTGCTGATCGGGATCTCCGGGGTCGGGCCGAAGCTGGCTCTCAGCATCCTCTCGGGCATGCCGGTGGGGCAGCTTCTCGTGGCCATCGCGGAGAGCAATCACGGCCGGCTGCAGGGCATCCCCGGCGTGGGCAAGAAGACAGCCGAACGCCTCGTGATGGAGCTCAAGGACCGATGCGCACAGCTCGCCATGGCCCAGCCGGTGAGCGCCCGCCCCGAGGATCCCCGTGGCACGGAGGTGGTGGAGGCGCTCGTGGGTTTGGGTTATAAGCGTCCGCTGGCCGAACGGGCCGTGCAGAAGGTCCTCAAGACGGAAGGCGCCGCGCCGCCGCCTGAGCAGCTCCTGCGCCACGCGCTGTCGGCCATCGGGGAGTTGCGATGACGGCGGCGAGGTTCTGAGATGTCCAATCGCCACAGCGAGCTCTCGCCCGAGCGAGAGCCCGAGGAGCTCCTGGCGGAAACGACGCTCCGTCCCCGCCGGCTCGAAGACTTCATCGGACAGACGCGCCTGAAGGAGAACCTGAGGGTCTACGTCACGGCGGCGCGGCGGCGAGGGGGAGCGCTCGACCACGTGCTGTTTTGCGGACCGCCCGGGCTCGGCAAGACCACGCTGGCCTGCATCGTGGGCCACGAGCTCGGCGTGCAGGTGCATACGACGAGCGGTCCAGCCGTCGAGCACCGCGGCATGCTAGCGGGGCTTCTCACGCAGCTCGGCGAGCGCGAGATTCTATTCATCGACGAGATCCATCGCCTCAACCCGGCCGTGGAAGAGTACCTCTACCCGGCCATGGAGGACCTGGCCATCGACGTGCCGAGCGGCACGGGCGCGTTCTCGCAGACCCTGCGCCTGACGCTGCGCCCCTTTACCCTGATCGGGGCGACCACGCGAAGCGGGTTGCTCACCTCGCCCCTCCGCGACCGCTTCGGCATCGTGGAACGGCTGGAGCACTACGGGCCCGACGACATGACGCAGATAGTCGAGCGCTCGGCCCGCATCATGGCGGTCGCCGTCGAGCGAGACGGAGCGCGAGAGATGGCGCGGCGGGCCCGCGGCACCCCTCGCATCGCCAACCGGCTGCTCTCGCGCGTGCGCGACTTCGCCGAGGTCGAAGGGGACGGCAGGATCACCCTGGCGGTGGCCCGCAGCGCGCTGTCGGCGCTCGAGATCGACGACGCGGGGCTCGACCGCACGGACCGCGCGCTCCTTCGATCCGTCATCGAGAAGTACGCAGGTGGGCCGGTAGGCGTGGACGCGCTGGCCATGGCGCTCAGCGAGGAGCGAGAGACGGTCGAGAACGAGATCGAGCCGTACCTCATTCAGGAAGGCTTCATCCAGCGCACGCCGCGTGGGCGGATGGCGATGCCTCGGGCCTATCAGCACCTCGGGCTGTCCGAGCCTGCCAGGCCGCAGGGAACTTTGTTCTAGCCTGGGGGTCGAAGCATGAGATGGAAGGCACGCACATGACCCAGGAGCCCGTCCCGTCGCTTCGTTCCCGGTCGAGCTCCCGGGCCGTCCAGGCGGCGATCATCGTGCCGAATGCCATTCTGGTGGTGATCGTAGCGCTCTATTTCGTCTCCCGCGCCAACTCCGAGAAGGTGCAGCCGCTGGTCAAGACGGATCCGAACACCTCGGCGCGGATCGCTCAGCTCGAGGCGAAGCTGGGGCGCGACCCCGGCGCCACCGACAGCGCGCTCGAACTGGCCCGGCTCTACGACCGCGCGGGGGAGTTTCCGTGGTCCTACGACGCCCTCAAGAACGCCGAGAAGAGCGGGGGCGACGAGCCGGCGTGGCGGCTCCGGCTCGCCCTGGCCTACTTCGAGCTGGGAAAGAACGCCGACGGCCTGCGCGTCCTCAATGCCGCGCACGCAGCCTGCAAAGGCGCCCGCTGCACCACCGGGCTGAAGGTCAAGCTGGAGGTCCTGGTCCAGTTCGGGCAGCAGCTCATGGCGCGGCAGATCGACGCGCGGAAAGACCCTCAGGCCGCCGCAACCCTCCTCGGGGAGCTGCTGAAGCCTGCCCGACCCGTCGAACGCGCCGCCGCGGGGAAGGGGAGCGGCGCAGGCGATGGGGGGAGCC
The Deltaproteobacteria bacterium genome window above contains:
- the ruvA gene encoding Holliday junction branch migration protein RuvA, producing MIAALTGILAHKGFDRVVVDVGGVGYLVNVSLQTLAELPPQGEKLSILCHTHVREDALQLFGFLQEQERQAFELLIGISGVGPKLALSILSGMPVGQLLVAIAESNHGRLQGIPGVGKKTAERLVMELKDRCAQLAMAQPVSARPEDPRGTEVVEALVGLGYKRPLAERAVQKVLKTEGAAPPPEQLLRHALSAIGELR
- a CDS encoding YebC/PmpR family DNA-binding transcriptional regulator, coding for MSGHSKWSTIKHKKGAADAKRGKLFTKLIKEITISARIGGGDPTGNARLRAAVATARSNNMPSDNIDRAIKRGTGELEGISYEEITYEAYGPGGVALLVEVMTDNRTRTVGEIRHMLTKHNGNLGETGSVGWMFHKKGIVAVPAEKVEEDALMEAALEAGADDVQREGDFFQVLCAPAAVEQVGEALRGAKFEVASAKAEMVPQTTVKLEGRDAEVMLKLMGGLEDHDDVQNVWANFDIDDALLEQLAG
- the ruvC gene encoding crossover junction endodeoxyribonuclease RuvC, with protein sequence MLGIDPGSRITGYAALVHRGRQFSVVESGVIVVHAEENLSERLALLSVRMDEILERVRPEAVAVEDVFFAKNVRSALLLGHARGVVLAAAGRRGLPVHAYPPATVKQAVAGHGRADKGQVQRMVQVLLSLAELPRTDEADAIAVAICHGLCHRQRSMVAAGR
- a CDS encoding lamin tail domain-containing protein, with the translated sequence MPQSMRSRTDGQGSPETRLRRSFRAGAALACCGALFVGPGCRGAPVPELDETPEPEVVAAELGPSDGVSPTQTLRVRFNQALDPGTVTADSVALVAHTAGAACAGAWSCGEASCVGGSCQPRELDAGWISDFAHPPLSAKRGAERALVRTRLEEEGRVLAVDPLRPLPSHRRFSLLLGPGITDRRGRRLPRRTPSGLALIRTFVTGGADLARPTVELVAPRRGQAEVPTNLARVAVLFSRPVRGVAEGSLWLEDDHGGRHAAAVEASDQACGNVGPSRCWLLRPRRTLPPNGSVRVVASEIITDDRGLPVLTGEVQWFATGAGKDGRSPTVLALLAQHADDCVLVKVWSDEPVDVELAVGGRKGRLVSLAKAEHEFAVGLPQGTEAFVLAQASDAAGNLAEPQLRWVRGESPERVAITEVMPNPAGREPDQEWVELTNLSSDPVDLAGWTIDDGDDGVGAVQLPGVRLAPGQVAVLVGPGFELPSSPASWIASGAALVRLSGTIGAHGIGNRGERLVLRDQAGRLVSTYGGHQVLEGAGAEGRSVERVPATSCDLRESWRLSGSGHGTPGRAPTTPGALP
- a CDS encoding ATP-dependent RecD-like DNA helicase; amino-acid sequence: MELIEGTVGRIIFRDPDGYTVLELTVVGRLLPVTVVGSLAGVQPGETLKVQGTWTRHARFGEQFRAAGFEARVPESEQGLLRYLASGAVAGIGPGLAARLVERFGAELFDVAESQPHRLREVEGIGSKRAASMARALAEQRAIRDVMVFLQGLELGPALAARIYRTMGEQTVSLLKADPYQLVERVDGVGFATADALARRLGVTENSPSRLAAGLLHLVGQARDLGDTVVPKEELVRRVTEFLGCEQLALEAVLDGAIARGLLAERPGPDDVRVGLASLVRSEETLARRLAELGAQPAREVPDALVERCAAVELSGEQRAAVGAAARGSLTVITGGPGTGKTTVVRALVKVLEALGDAVHLCAPTGRAAKRLSEAAERPAGTVHRLLGFGGGRFAFGRTQRLPAGTIVLDEASMLDVPLGRSLVEALSPGSRLVFVGDADQLPSVGPGNVLADLIASAVVPVQRLTVVFRQAASSRIVVGAHRIREGELPEASPAGSHERGDLHIVSVEDPDRAQALILEICCERIPKAFGLDPSRDVQVLSPMHRGSVGTTALNRLLQERLNRTGRGIKRAGDELRVGDKVMQVRNDYERDVFNGDVGWIASLDLEDGDVEVELNGLRVRYRADQLEQLALAYCVSIHKSQGSEYPAVVVPLLTQHYVLLQRNLLYTAVTRAKTLAVLVCSPQALKLAVTRADPSQRRTLLAAVLRDTLSRGR
- the ruvB gene encoding Holliday junction branch migration DNA helicase RuvB: MSNRHSELSPEREPEELLAETTLRPRRLEDFIGQTRLKENLRVYVTAARRRGGALDHVLFCGPPGLGKTTLACIVGHELGVQVHTTSGPAVEHRGMLAGLLTQLGEREILFIDEIHRLNPAVEEYLYPAMEDLAIDVPSGTGAFSQTLRLTLRPFTLIGATTRSGLLTSPLRDRFGIVERLEHYGPDDMTQIVERSARIMAVAVERDGAREMARRARGTPRIANRLLSRVRDFAEVEGDGRITLAVARSALSALEIDDAGLDRTDRALLRSVIEKYAGGPVGVDALAMALSEERETVENEIEPYLIQEGFIQRTPRGRMAMPRAYQHLGLSEPARPQGTLF